One region of Culex pipiens pallens isolate TS chromosome 2, TS_CPP_V2, whole genome shotgun sequence genomic DNA includes:
- the LOC120426919 gene encoding uncharacterized protein LOC120426919: MEKSRLVFKENSSLIPVKMGDSRVRSSVKVGDRVFTRVGNDLVCFKESGGRYMKTKTFDNVFKSPDVGKYFPWTVIESGNKQTVLVVREKEGLSLYKIEKSGVTNIKIQKSDSLIGDFDENDLNEMKYVQSKSSEGSMLVVSLEEENVMFECIDKDLRSIKIVDYTGTGEVFAEFNDSQYDFFAIRKKKGFVGLQLKSDKIKEEVIAKKFRDMIPESPKKVFVVQINASKFYLFASNLGLYVYKFSGDVLDLLCFDQNFSTEKGWTDAHWNAVQVVKDNGKAFLIFTGPNGIAAYGVSENCASEVPFESSIPLDMKHGAVLGATLKRDQLTLLVNNGTVIDSVVVAIEKVPARVVPKQQEIKPPNYASMVTLDRSIQQRVLQQPITKRSLWLGETLDTSSIATGVDRTTGRLSFQLPIIDLRAKFGVPIRHSFYYDQPDVDPEAVGVLGVGHWTRSVDFIYVDRKDGVFEEDFEYFLVSDKTKVRLEWVRSGDRREHFAFNGTEVVYHKDRGEAGRWEIKLRDVTCTYGEDERAVRWTLGWPNWNGKGSDRDSVVRRPLEWYLSKTSMNKGGSEVRYSYESDMVVVKGLVSYTKAIVLKQIEDTSEDVKVEFNFRKVVSGVKSDNDNLSTNFEDSFQLSGFNVETAKYFQNITIKYNQDQTLKEIVDKGKAILKLEYANYKITNIVMPSGETHAYNYKEISIKSQQVEKRFSDGSFVYSGPTYTLVANINHNKTINIQALDINASDDLARNVLVDPINLKENIKSLNVLTQSQYFVVIARSESTTAVVPHVKHKESWKQHKEQSYHKLVDFVAYDGYWMLVHRGKDQKFKLSIFELNSSLTDFKRVEQELKAKDHLGVTFISRGIVYFSDSGIFMHRFSAKENTFVERTLKSGDFTAKTISLVEKFNILSYPRETKESLQKYKDDLLDSLIRGGIAMVNNFLTVRELSLNNGKFETFLHTFILQDVYTLVEDQSKEHKLIGLDLNSWTLNLKVNLQGYDNTEHHYGFKFVNNKNKWELSIDKHDAYVTDKKEYNPYVLGYLKLPIDFEQFQLFRAGDEVVYGTKKISFDGRQIQLKDVDKSDITLEKINLKITKAIHLTKESKNANIKLKGPKFTKNLDITRLDHVLFKLPFYLAYKKGDKYKVLTLRNTGSELGNALDIQGSVLKQSTGRLLITRQVDNSKNETVIIPLRALDQHSHFKTSVIVAEQQGPSKNKYEFDTNSAVILGSSVAFKVVKMYPGVDYGYFEQTTNFVDQTRTVRVFDAENKIVAENYKGEQEKRDKAPRLNECCVLFDKFGINPIVDFYPYKLDSQQVDFIGFEKYENLKRNHWNINESKVIRGNFAGTGNSYYKLKSSDTLEGSYVVPNLKQPFVVSSWIRVDKGLSVGSETDTLTVRVHQRSFKGVIKDQINEWFYVEALLNQEATPQGSQSVKVTFSSTNFEFLDIDHVRFSPLDFNFEATVYDETSAKPIGFLRNNGRAAQVLYDYLGRKIGEIDENGNVVKLLTYSKLFGIGKLQVQSMVQIYPSMGFLEAMSPYTLRQIWEIDNGLKFSSKRVVFNNPSKMKLKKLLTDCSSAGIRFMFQNNNHKSLKITFGVGDAPVVIQEIQGEAVILRYSKFYSVWINGNLIKDHKLQWTGSKQLSIEGSNDVELRDLIVMKDFDLLVEYSDTKGHPLQQISVEDSNNLLIRGFSYDSLGRKTVESVWSRIVINALSNQVLHYRSNFIIDSNGVVSGSLVTSTASEYQQYPFTTTQYLKCPLEIRTKVGFPGKENNINSKRAISFSKSSNSNFLQLLFPPSNGFRYEVKHLPNGAINTIVMDNRDLKVAEYVAVPGYDHILTTYGYDEAGNLEEVLPPNFHQHARTLQATEDLQTFLRKHESTRSKWRVLKRYNADLQITSKETPDAGKYEFLHNERKQLRFLVHYDVKSTVDRVFYYKYTTSGEVFEFGILDTYKPTQELRQNSNKDDYPITSQNYIQFDYGETEPRSYLRGRKQTTLKVDPNGKTTETVFYGGDGEVLGRSYLHPTETNQTLDVVFGYERGNVNEVGYPVQFKGTKLVISYTHNLKGQVVAIGTPTDPMHFAKIEHTPRGKVQKVVYLPRSEKDKFEQVYGYDPAGNMIKIDSSYLTETLDYAKGSGYNRDNEGDGSILRTTFKAKWHSKGNQNLLRMTTDDLVESDSRILKATECFKKLKELGYIDDNFKAIRTLNTEDPRSECLKGRLLKKISALLLKKGYPRKYGHAYDYGSHGEMTVARYFTNEEDPSTRIQISTVGSIANPSPGDVQSFDIDPNGNHKKFYTGYQRFELQYQPFTNKIESVKQDTSNAMNIRYNSVGNIIQADHKNIISIEYDHLVDRASRITLKDGTTVQLGYDIRGERNVKKVVTASGKRTETYYIRDDKGRCLVDIKVVHLTRNAKPMFTLTSYVYGPLGLVGFIRNDAYYSVISDHEGSTRLVVKNGEVVAAYDYLPYGQRLRFYNTDPDGHVAYQYTGQEFDEETGLYNYHARLYDPELGRFYQTDPQDQYPSPYKYAGNSPVMMVDPDGEFALMIACIVFAIVGSYLGAASVNQSWNPLAWNWKSGHTYLGMFSGAVAGAVLPIGGVASFGYFSALGGATFASFATASVALAGAYLGMAGAANDWNPAQWDFTSPALYSGMLSGISVAVNIPSGSVGIARTLTSYTGKAQYGYMAFVIGGSIGFGYLAGSFANNMTFNPMKWQWNARTIVALMEGGSTILMGTSATMKHGPRKQFFELAPPTRPQPAFRRMPEIYEHFHKAVLDDKALWVFKQAKQSAKEIMKHREPLGHYVRGPPGVTLVQIAEFVSPARQLAGNVLSISYMVKEYSEYQKMFNDLGTASPKVRSKRSDENATSGCSRASFSNRMLSYLSSLWNFNDSNKRQTSDNIHSVAFTHSEQRQPHSLKTFSFQNCVPTNSDISSYTCYQSTAKVEVFPKEPTGPRAPHSVVPMDGCAPFHWYGRPAIGCEGQDFAFIYTPYETPKWFSFLDGWLLLVRVGVQIVGDLKLRGCDAERKVSCSEFELAEYGKQLSRIDDILKRNGEVEFDWAKKQLDEMREDLKQYLSGEKISAYVKMIFEEKIEALKEDILDQIANGFEFLRKC, translated from the coding sequence ATGGAGAAATCCAGACTTGTTTTCAAGGAGAACTCATCCCTTATACCTGTGAAAATGGGTGATTCCAGGGTAAGAAGTTCCGTGAAAGTTGGCGATCGAGTTTTCACTCGTGTGGGCAACGATTTGGTGTGCTTCAAGGAGAGTGGTGGACGGTATATGAAAACTAAAACTTTTGATAACGTGTTCAAGTCTCCGGATGTTGGCAAATATTTCCCATGGACCGTGATTGAGTCGGGAAACAAGCAGACCGTGTTGGTGGTGCGAGAAAAGGAAGGACTTTCtctttacaaaattgaaaaaagtggtgtAACGAACATTAAGATTCAGAAAAGTGATTCTTTAATTGGCGATTTCGATGAGAACGATTTAAACGAGATGAAATATgttcaatcgaaaagttctgAAGGATCCATGCTTGTTGTATCATTAGAAGAAGAAAACGTTATGTTTGAGTGCATTGATAAGGATTTAAGATCGATTAAGATCGTTGACTATACGGGAACTGGGGAGGTATTCGCTGAGTTCAACGACTCTCAGTAcgacttttttgcaattcgtaAGAAGAAGGGTTTTGTGGGACTGCAACTTAAGAGTGACAAAATAAAGGAAGAAGTGATCGCTAAAAAGTTTAGAGATATGATACCAGAATCGCCGAAAAAAGTGTTTGTTGTACAGATCAATGCAagtaaattttacttatttgcaaGTAATCTTGGACTATACGTTTACAAGTTTAGTGGTGATGTCTTAGACTTGCTATGCTTCGACCAAAACTTCTCCACCGAGAAAGGTTGGACCGATGCACATTGGAACGCAGTGCAGGTCGTCAAAGACAACGGTAAAGCATTCCTGATCTTCACGGGACCAAACGGTATCGCAGCTTATGGAGTGAGCGAGAACTGTGCATCCGAAGTACCATTCGAGTCCTCGATACCGCTAGACATGAAGCATGGGGCCGTACTGGGGGCAACCCTCAAACGCGACCAACTTACTTTGCTGGTGAACAACGGAACTGTGATTGATTCCGTAGTCGTTGCCATTGAGAAGGTACCTGCTAGAGTTGTACCGAAACAGCAGGAGATCAAACCTCCCAATTACGCGTCTATGGTAACACTGGATCGTTCGATCCAGCAGAGAGTCCTTCAACAACCAATCACCAAGCGATCACTCTGGCTCGGTGAAACCCTGGACACCTCCTCGATCGCAACCGGAGTTGATCGGACCACGGGTCGGCTGAGCTTCCAGCTTCCGATCATCGATCTACGAGCCAAGTTTGGCGTTCCGATACGGCACTCGTTCTACTACGATCAACCGGACGTCGATCCTGAAGCAGTTGGAGTGCTGGGAGTGGGGCATTGGACCAGATCAGTGGACTTTATCTACGTGGATCGTAAGGACGGGGTTTTCGAGGAGGACTTTGAGTACTTTTTGGTCAGCGATAAGACGAAGGTCCGGTTGGAGTGGGTGAGGTCTGGGGATCGGCGAGAGCATTTTGCGTTCAATGGGACTGAGGTGGTTTATCACAAGGATCGGGGGGAAGCTGGACGGTGGGAGATCAAGCTGAGGGATGTGACGTGCACGTATGGAGAGGATGAGCGGGCCGTGCGTTGGACGCTGGGGTGGCCCAACTGGAATGGTAAGGGAAGCGATAGGGATTCGGTGGTGCGACGACCGCTGGAGTGGTATTTGAGCAAAACTTCGATGAATAAGGGAGGATCGGAGGTCCGGTATAGCTATGAAAGCGATATGGTAGTGGTGAAGGGGTTGGTTAGTTATACTAAGGCAATCGTTCTGAAGCAGATTGAAGATACTAGTGAAGATGTCAAGGTTGAATTCAACTTTAGGAAAGTTGTTTCTGGTGTAAAAAGTGATAATGATAATTTAAGTACAAATTTTGAAGATAGTTTCCAGCTTTCAGGATTTAACGTAGAAACAGCTAAATACTTCCAAAATATAACAATCAAGTACAATCAGGATCAAACACTTAAGGAAATAGTCGATAAGGGTAAGGCAATTTTAAAGCTTGAATATGCAAATTATAAGATTACAAACATTGTAATGCCATCAGGAGAAACACATGCTTACAATTATAAAGAAATATCTATAAAGTCCCAACAAGTAGAGAAAAGATTCTCAGATGGATCGTTCGTATACTCAGGTCCTACTTACACGTTGGTAGCTAACATAAATCATAATAAAACCATAAACATTCAAGCTCTAGATATAAACGCTTCCGATGATCTTGCAAGAAATGTTCTAGTTGATCCCATCAATTTAAaggaaaatattaaaagtttaaacgtGCTAACGCAATCGCAGTACTTTGTGGTGATCGCCAGGAGTGAGAGCACAACCGCGGTTGTCCCTCACGTAAAGCACAAGGAATCTTGGAAGCAACATAAGGAGCAATCTTATCACAAGTTGGTAGATTTTGTTGCCTATGATGGATATTGGATGTTGGTTCATAGGGGTAAGGATCAGAAATTTAAACTTTCAATTTTTGAGCTGAATTCAAGTTTGACAGATTTCAAGCGAGTCGAACAAGAATTGAAGGCTAAGGATCATTTGGGAGTTACGTTCATTAGTAGAGGAATTGTATACTTTAGTGATTCAGGCATATTTATGCATCGTTTTTCTGCGAAAGAAAATACATTTGTGGAAAGGACACTAAAATCAGGAGACTTTACAGCCAAAACAATTTCTTTAGTAGAAAAGTTCAACATTTTATCCTATCCAAGAGAAACGAAAGAATCTTTGCAAAAGTACAAAGATGATCTATTGGATTCTTTGATTCGAGGAGGAATCGCAATggtcaataattttttgacaGTCAGAGAACTTTCTTTAAACAATggtaaatttgaaacttttctaCACACTTTCATACTGCAAGATGTGTATACGCTGGTTGAGGATCAATCAAAAGAACATAAGTTGATAGGACTAGACCTAAATTCTTGGACactaaatttaaaagttaatcTCCAGGGATATGACAATACAGAGCATCACTATGGATTCAAATTtgttaataataaaaacaagtgGGAGCTTTCGATCGACAAGCATGACGCGTATGTCACAGATAAAAAGGAATACAATCCTTATGTTCTTGGATATTTAAAGCTTCCGATAGATTTCGAACAATTTCAGTTGTTCAGAGCTGGAGATGAAGTTGTCTACGGGACAAAGAAGATATCATTCGATGGAAGGCAAATCCAGCTGAAAGACGTTGATAAGTCAGATATAACGTTGGAAAAGATCAACTTGAAGATCACCAAGGCAATTCACCTAACCAAAGAAAGTAAGAATGCAAATATCAAGCTCAAAGGtccaaaatttaccaaaaatttaGACATCACAAGATTAGACCACGTGCTCTTCAAACTCCCCTTTTACTTAGCCTACAAGAAGGGTGACAAGTACAAGGTACTGACACTAAGGAATACTGGCTCAGAACTAGGGAATGCGCTAGACATTCAAGGATCCGTGCTGAAACAGTCCACTGGTAGACTGTTGATCACTCGACAAGTCGATAACTCCAAGAACGAAACGGTAATCATTCCATTGCGAGCACTGGATCAGCATAGTCACTTTAAAACGAGCGTAATTGTTGCTGAACAGCAAGGACCTAGCAAAAACAAGTACGAATTTGACACCAACTCTGCGGTTATTCTCGGGAGCAGTGTGGCCTTCAAAGTCGTCAAGATGTATCCCGGTGTAGATTACGGCTACTTTGAACAAACTACAAACTTTGTTGATCAAACACGAACTGTAAGGGTGTTTGATGCCGAGAACAAAATCGTGGCAGAAAATTATAAAGGTGAACAGGAGAAGAGGGATAAAGCTCCGAGGTTGAACGAATGTTGCGTTTTGTTCGATAAGTTTGGAATCAATCCCATTGTGGATTTTTATCCATATAAATTAGATTCACAACAGGTTGACTTTATAGGATTtgaaaagtatgaaaatttgaaaagaaatcATTGGAATATCAATGAATCAAAAGTAATTCGAGGCAACTTTGCAGGTACAGGAAACAGCTATTACAAGTTGAAGTCTTCTGATACACTTGAAGGATCGTATGTTGTTCCCAACTTAAAACAACCGTTTGTAGTAAGCTCTTGGATCAGAGTTGATAAGGGTCTTTCTGTTGGATCAGAGACAGATACTCTGACCGTAAGGGTTCATCAAAGATCTTTCAAAGGTGTGATCAAGGATCAAATCAATGAGTGGTTCTACGTTGAGGCTCTCCTAAATCAAGAAGCAACCCCGCAAGGATCACAATCTGTAAAGGTCACTTTCTCGTCAACGAACTTTGAATTTCTGGATATTGATCACGTACGGTTCTCTCCACTGGACTTCAATTTCGAAGCTACCGTATACGATGAGACCAGCGCCAAACCAATTGGATTTCTAAGAAACAATGGCCGAGCAGCTCAAGTTTTGTACGATTATCTGGGACGCAAGATTGGAGAGATTGATGAAAACGGAAACGTTGTAAAGTTGTTGACGTATTCCAAACTGTTTGGGATTGGTAAACTACAGGTCCAATCAATGGTACAAATCTATCCGTCAATGGGATTCTTGGAAGCAATGTCTCCATATACTTTGCGACAAATTTGGGAGATTGATAATGGTTTGAAGTTTTCATCAAAGCGAGTTGTATTCAACAATCCCAGTAAGATGAAGCTGAAGAAGCTATTGACGGACTGTAGCAGTGCAGGTATTCGATTCatgtttcaaaataataaccataaaagtttgaaaataacatttggagTAGGAGATGCTCCCGTAGTTATTCAAGAAATACAAGGCGAAGCAGTTATCTTGCGATACTCAAAATTCTACTCTGTTTggatcaatggaaatttaatcaAAGATCATAAACTGCAGTGGACTGGATCAAAACAGCTGAGCATCGAGGGCAGCAATGACGTTGAACTACGAGACCTAATAGTTATGAAAGATTTCGATCTTCTTGTGGAGTATAGTGACACAAAAGGACATCCGTTACAGCAGATTAGCGTTGAAGACAGTAACAATCTATTAATTCGTGGTTTTTCGTACGATTCTTTGGGTCGCAAGACTGTTGAGTCCGTTTGGTCACGCATTGTGATCAACGCTTTGAGCAACCAGGTTCTGCACTATCGATCCAATTTCATTATTGATTCAAACGGAGTAGTTTCTGGATCACTTGTTACCAGCACTGCCTCTGAATACCAGCAGTATCCCTTCACTACGACCCAGTACTTGAAGTGTCCCCTGGAGATTCGCACCAAAGTGGGATTCCCCGGCAAAGAAAACAATATCAACTCAAAACGAGCGATATCCTTCAGCAAATCCTCTAACAGCAACTTTCTACAACTCCTTTTCCCACCCTCGAACGGCTTCCGGTACGAGGTGAAGCACCTTCCGAATGGTGCAATCAATACAATCGTGATGGACAACCGCGATCTCAAGGTCGCGGAGTACGTTGCCGTTCCCGGATATGATCACATCCTCACGACTTACGGTTACGATGAAGCTGGGAATCTTGAGGAGGTTCTGCCACCAAATTTTCATCAGCATGCAAGGACGTTGCAAGCAACTGAAGATCTTCAAACATTTCTGCGAAAACATGAATCGACTCGATCCAAGTGGCGCGTTCTTAAGAGGTATAACGCAGATTTGCAGATTACTAGCAAAGAAACACCAGACGCAGGCAAGTACGAGTTTTTGCACAACGAGCGGAAACAGTTGAGATTCTTGGTGCATTACGACGTCAAAAGCACTGTTGATAGAGTATTCTACTACAAGTATACGACATCCGGTGAGGTCTTTGAGTTCGGAATTTTAGACACGTACAAACCCACGCAAGAGTTGAGGCAGAACTCGAACAAGGACGACTACCCCATTACATCACAGAACTACATCCAGTTTGACTACGGTGAGACCGAGCCGAGGTCGTATCTTCGCGGACGCAAGCAAACTACCCTGAAGGTTGATCCCAACGGGAAGACAACGGAGACTGTCTTCTACGGCGGCGATGGAGAAGTGCTGGGTAGGTCGTACCTGCATCCGACTGAGACAAACCAAACGCTGGATGTCGTGTTCGGCTACGAGAGAGGTAACGTCAATGAGGTTGGCTATCCGGTTCAGTTCAAAGGGACGAAGCTGGTTATCAGCTACACGCATAATTTGAAGGGGCAGGTCGTTGCCATTGGAACGCCGACCGATCCGATGCATTTTGCGAAGATTGAGCATACGCCACGTGGTAAGGTTCAGAAGGTTGTGTATTTACCTAGGTCTGAAAAAGACAAGTTTGAGCAAGTTTACGGGTATGATCCAGCAGGAAACATGATTAAAATCGATAGCAGCTATCTAACGGAAACGTTGGACTATGCTAAGGGAAGCGGGTATAACAGAGATAACGAGGGTGACGGATCCATTCTTCGAACGACCTTCAAAGCAAAGTGGCATAGCAAAGGTAACCAGAATCTGCTAAGAATGACTACAGATGATCTGGTAGAAAGTGACTCAAGAATTTTGAAAGCTACCGAGTGTTTCAAAAAGTTGAAGGAGTTGGGATACATTGACGACAATTTCAAAGCGATCAGAACATTAAACACAGAAGACCCTAGAAGTGAATGTTTAAAAGGTCGGTTGTTGAAAAAGATCTCGGCACTTTTGTTGAAGAAAGGATACCCTCGTAAGTACGGTCATGCCTACGATTATGGAAGTCACGGAGAAATGACTGTTGCAAGGTATTTCACGAACGAGGAAGATCCCTCAACACGTATTCAAATATCAACGGTTGGATCAATCGCCAATCCTTCGCCCGGTGACGTTCAGTCGTTTGATATTGATCCCAACGGTAATCATAAGAAGTTTTACACTGGATATCAACGATTTGAGCTGCAGTATCAACCATTTACGAACAAGATCGAGAGTGTAAAGCAGGATACCAGTAACGCGATGAATATACGATATAACTCGGTTGGCAACATAATTCAAGctgatcataaaaatataatctCTATAGAGTACGATCACCTGGTTGATCGTGCGTccaggatcacattgaaagatGGAACCACTGTTCAGCTTGGCTATGACATCAGGGGCGAGAGAAACGTAAAGAAGGTTGTAACTGCTTCGGGGAAGCGTACCGAGACGTATTACATCAGAGACGATAAAGGTCGTTGCCTGGTGGATATCAAGGTCGTTCACTTAACCCGAAACGCTAAACCCATGTTCACGTTGACCTCTTACGTCTACGGTCCGCTTGGTCTAGTTGGGTTCATTCGAAACGATGCATACTACAGCGTGATCTCCGATCATGAAGGATCTACCCGGTTGGTAGTGAAGAACGGAGAGGTGGTCGCTGCGTACGATTACCTCCCATATGGTCAACGACTGCGTTTCTACAACACGGACCCGGATGGTCACGTGGCCTACCAATACACGGGACAGGAGTTTGACGAGGAAACTGGTCTGTACAACTACCACGCGAGGTTGTACGACCCGGAGCTAGGCAGGTTCTACCAGACGGATCCTCAGGACCAGTACCCAAGTCCGTACAAGTACGCAGGCAATTCTCCGGTTATGATGGTCGATCCGGACGGGGAGTTTGCTCTGATGATAGCTTGTATTGTGTTCGCGATCGTTGGATCGTACTTGGGTGCGGCTTCGGTCAATCAAAGCTGGAATCCGCTTGCATGGAACTGGAAGTCGGGACATACCTACTTGGGAATGTTTTCGGGGGCTGTTGCAGGAGCGGTCCTACCGATCGGTGGCGTTGCATCTTTCGGGTATTTTTCAGCGCTAGGAGGCGCTACTTTTGCTTCGTTTGCCACGGCTTCGGTTGCCCTGGCTGGAGCATATCTGGGAATGGCCGGTGCGGCCAATGACTGGAATCCAGCCCAGTGGGATTTTACAAGTCCGGCGCTTTACAGTGGTATGCTATCCGGAATCTCTGTAGCCGTCAATATTCCATCGGGGTCGGTCGGTATAGCTCGAACGCTGACAAGCTACACCGGAAAGGCTCAGTACGGTTACATGGCATTTGTGATTGGTGGATCGATTGGATTCGGTTACCTTGCGGGATCGTTCGCGAACAACATGACCTTCAACCCGATGAAGTGGCAGTGGAATGCCCGAACGATCGTCGCATTGATGGAAGGGGGAAGCACCATTCTGATGGGAACTTCAGCTACCATGAAGCACGGACCACGCAAGCAATTCTTCGAGCTGGCACCTCCAACAAGACCGCAGCCAGCGTTCCGCCGGATGCCGGAAATCTATGAGCACTTTCATAAGGCAGTTCTGGACGACAAAGCTCTGTGGGTGTTCAAGCAGGCCAAACAATCCGCCAAAGAGATCATGAAGCATCGCGAACCGCTGGGACACTACGTGCGAGGACCGCCGGGTGTTACGCTTGTTCAGATCGCGGAGTTTGTTTCTCCTGCCAGACAGCTTGCTGGTAACGTGCTCTCGATTAGCTATATGGTCAAGGAATACAGTGAGTATCAAAAGATGTTTAATGACCTGGGAACTGCGAGTCCTAAGGTACGATCGAAGcgaagtgatgaaaatgcaacTTCTGGATGTTCTAGAGCTAGTTTCTCAAACAGAATGTTGTCTTATCTGTCCTCACTATGGAACTTCAACGATTCCAACAAGCGACAAACATCTGATAACATCCATTCCGTAGCTTTCACGCATTCAGAACAACGTCAACCCCACAGTCTCAAAACATTCTCCTTTCAAAATTGTGTCCCAACGAACTCGGACATCTCGAGCTACACGTGCTACCAGTCTACGGCCAAGGTCGAGGTATTTCCCAAAGAGCCAACCGGTCCACGTGCTCCACACTCGGTGGTTCCGATGGACGGCTGTGCTCCGTTTCACTGGTACGGCCGGCCAGCGATCGGTTGTGAGGGGCAGGACTTTGCCTTTATCTACACGCCGTATGAAACGCCGAAATGGTTTAGCTTTCTGGATGGGTGGTTGCTTTTGGTGAGGGTAGGTGTTCAGATTGTGGGGGATCTTAAATTACGAGGTTGCGATGCTGAAAGGAAGGTTTCTTGCAGTGAATTTGAGCTTGCCGAATATGGGAAGCAGTTGAGTAGAATTGACGACATTTTGAAGAGAAATGGTGAGGTTGAGTTCGATTGGGCTAAGAAACAGTTGGATGAAATGAGAGAAGATTTGAAGCAATATTTGAGTGGGGAAAAGATTTCTGCTTACGTGAAGATGATCTTTGAAGAGAAAATTGAAGCTTTGAAGGAAGATATTTTGGATCAGATTGCAAAcggatttgaatttttgagaaagTGTTAA